One window from the genome of Echinicola vietnamensis DSM 17526 encodes:
- a CDS encoding ABC transporter ATP-binding protein yields the protein MIKIENLSKRYAEDSVLDIDALEIPAGEIFGLVGNNGAGKTTLFSLLLDLIMPTTGKVLNHEVQVNISEDWKPYTAAFIDESFLIGYLTPEEYFYFIGELRGMNKQDVSEFLLPFEDFFHGEILGGKKYLRDLSKGNQKKVGIIASFLGRPKVIILDEPFANLDPTTQIRLKKIIAQYKDDPEVTLLISSHDLLHVTEVCQRIVVLNKGKVVRDTKTSDATLRELESFFAEEIQSAEGE from the coding sequence ATGATTAAAATAGAAAATCTATCGAAACGATATGCAGAAGATTCAGTTCTGGATATTGATGCCTTAGAAATCCCCGCTGGAGAGATTTTTGGCCTTGTTGGAAATAATGGAGCAGGGAAGACCACGCTCTTTAGCTTGCTGTTGGATCTTATCATGCCAACCACCGGGAAGGTATTAAACCATGAAGTACAAGTAAACATCAGTGAGGACTGGAAGCCTTATACCGCGGCATTTATCGATGAAAGCTTTTTGATTGGCTACTTGACTCCCGAGGAATATTTTTATTTCATAGGGGAACTTCGAGGCATGAACAAGCAGGATGTCAGTGAGTTTCTCTTACCCTTTGAAGATTTCTTCCATGGTGAGATCCTTGGAGGTAAAAAATACTTGCGGGACCTATCCAAGGGGAATCAAAAGAAGGTCGGGATCATTGCTTCTTTTTTGGGCAGGCCTAAAGTAATCATCCTCGATGAACCTTTTGCCAACTTAGATCCTACGACCCAAATTCGCCTTAAGAAGATCATTGCCCAATACAAGGATGATCCAGAAGTGACCTTGTTGATCAGTAGCCATGATTTGCTTCATGTCACTGAAGTCTGTCAGCGCATTGTGGTGCTGAATAAAGGGAAAGTGGTTCGGGATACTAAAACATCCGATGCCACACTCCGGGAACTGGAAAGCTTCTTCGCAGAAGAAATCCAGTCCGCGGAAGGGGAATGA
- a CDS encoding DUF5687 family protein, translated as MIKHLVILQWKSFFRSAAFSSNLAIKILMGFAALYMMLSFGFMGVATFYMLEKMELNAFETVNRFMVYYLVFDLVVRYMLQKMPVVQIKPMLFLPIKKSTIVQYSIWKTILSFFNIIHAFFFIPFAVVLVINGYEAVPVLLWMVGIYALLLANNFINIFLNGVDAVLFSVLGLLASLGLIQYYGVFDLSIYTGPVFQSFYDLPLLAFIPVLFMLTVYWVAFKYFRERLYLDAGLSSKVKEAKSENLAWLDRFGSIAVFLKNDIKLIKRNKRSKTTVLMSVMFLFYGLLFFTNSIEAYQGPAWRIFAALFVTGGFLFSFGQYVPSWDSSYYPLMMSQNIRYRDYLNAKWWLMVIATVVSTILASFYAYFGWEVYLAILVAGIYNIGVNSYMVLWGGVYVRTPIDLSSNKGALGSSQAFNAKTLLLTIPKLLLPMVLYVIGHFTVGPYLGYLLVAISAILGFAFKEKVFNLIEKNYKTEKYKTLAAYKQKS; from the coding sequence ATGATAAAACATCTCGTCATACTTCAGTGGAAATCGTTTTTTAGGTCGGCAGCCTTTTCTTCCAATTTGGCAATCAAGATTTTGATGGGGTTTGCGGCACTTTATATGATGCTGAGTTTTGGCTTCATGGGAGTGGCTACCTTTTACATGCTTGAGAAGATGGAGCTGAATGCCTTTGAGACAGTCAATAGGTTTATGGTTTATTATTTGGTTTTTGACTTGGTGGTCAGGTATATGTTGCAGAAAATGCCTGTCGTCCAGATAAAGCCCATGCTGTTTTTGCCCATTAAAAAGTCTACCATCGTCCAGTATAGTATTTGGAAAACCATCCTTTCTTTTTTTAATATTATCCATGCATTTTTCTTTATTCCTTTTGCGGTTGTCCTTGTGATCAATGGATATGAGGCAGTACCTGTTTTGCTGTGGATGGTGGGGATTTATGCGTTGTTGTTGGCCAATAACTTTATTAATATTTTCCTGAATGGCGTGGATGCTGTCCTTTTTTCGGTACTGGGATTGCTGGCATCTTTAGGATTGATCCAGTATTACGGGGTATTTGATTTGTCCATCTATACAGGTCCTGTTTTCCAGTCTTTTTATGACCTGCCGTTGTTGGCATTCATTCCTGTGCTTTTTATGCTGACCGTGTATTGGGTAGCATTTAAATATTTCAGGGAACGACTCTATTTGGATGCAGGATTATCCAGCAAAGTGAAGGAAGCGAAATCTGAAAATTTAGCCTGGCTGGATCGCTTTGGAAGCATCGCTGTGTTCTTGAAAAATGATATTAAGCTCATCAAGAGAAACAAACGCTCGAAGACCACTGTGTTGATGAGTGTCATGTTCCTGTTTTATGGGTTGTTGTTTTTTACCAATTCCATTGAAGCATACCAAGGGCCGGCATGGAGGATTTTCGCGGCGCTATTTGTGACAGGAGGATTTTTGTTCAGCTTTGGACAGTATGTTCCCAGTTGGGATAGCTCCTATTATCCCTTGATGATGAGCCAAAACATCCGTTACCGCGATTACCTTAATGCCAAATGGTGGTTGATGGTGATAGCAACGGTCGTGTCGACCATCCTGGCTTCTTTCTATGCATACTTTGGATGGGAAGTTTACTTGGCCATTTTGGTGGCAGGGATCTATAACATCGGGGTGAATTCCTATATGGTACTTTGGGGAGGGGTTTACGTACGGACACCCATTGACCTTTCCAGCAATAAGGGCGCCTTGGGCAGTTCCCAAGCATTTAATGCCAAAACTTTGTTGCTGACGATCCCAAAGCTATTATTGCCCATGGTGTTATATGTCATCGGCCACTTTACTGTAGGCCCTTATTTGGGGTATTTGCTCGTGGCGATATCAGCAATCCTTGGGTTTGCTTTCAAGGAAAAGGTGTTCAATTTGATCGAAAAAAACTATAAAACCGAGAAGTACAAAACCCTAGCAGCGTACAAGCAAAAAAGCTAA
- a CDS encoding S9 family peptidase, with the protein MKAIKAPKAPIKIQDITYHEHTRRDPYYWMNERENPEVIQYLNEENAFLKASLAHTEPLQEKLYQEMKNRIKEDDESVPYFRDGYYYYTKFVKGGEYPVFCRKEGSLQHPEEILLDVNLLAKEHDYFNVNAVTLSYNQQLLAHAEDHVGRRVYNIKIKDLSTGSALPDQITEVTGNMVWANDNKTLFYSKQDPNTLRAYQIYQHTLGTPQEEDILVYEEADETFTCHVAKSKSKDYIFIVSESTVSSEIRYLDAHHPTSPFHLIQERERDLEYSVEHFEDHFLILTNHQHAKNYKLVKAPTKNPDKSQWVDIIAHRDDTLLEGFEVFGQFLVLEERSNGLTKIQIIPLDGSDHHYITFDDPTYAAWLGYNPQFDTTTLRFGYNSLTTPSSTYDYDMVRREKVLLKQQEVQGGFDPSLYQSERIWATAQDGTKIPISLVYKTATFKKDGSNPLLQYAYGSYGFSTDPVFSSSRLSLLDRGFVFAIAHIRGGQELGRHWYDDGKMLKKRNTFTDFITCSEHLLRESYTSLGKLFAMGGSAGGMLMGTIINMRPDLYEGVIAAVPFVDVVTTMLDESIPLTTGEFDEWGNPKNKEYYDYMLSYSPYDNVEKKEYPHLLVTSGLHDSQVQYWEPTKWVAKLRVEKTDKNMLLLYTNMDAGHGGASGRFHALKETAMEYAFLLDLAEKGQNQPPE; encoded by the coding sequence ATGAAAGCTATAAAAGCCCCTAAGGCTCCCATTAAAATACAGGACATCACTTACCATGAGCATACACGGAGAGATCCTTACTACTGGATGAATGAAAGGGAAAATCCTGAAGTCATCCAATACCTGAATGAGGAAAATGCCTTCCTAAAAGCCAGTTTGGCCCATACGGAGCCACTTCAGGAAAAGCTCTATCAGGAGATGAAAAACCGCATCAAAGAGGACGATGAAAGTGTCCCCTATTTTAGGGACGGCTATTATTACTATACGAAATTTGTCAAGGGAGGGGAATACCCTGTCTTTTGCCGAAAAGAAGGCTCGCTACAACACCCGGAAGAAATTTTATTGGACGTCAACTTATTGGCAAAAGAACATGATTATTTTAACGTCAATGCGGTAACCCTTTCCTATAACCAACAACTGCTTGCCCATGCAGAGGATCATGTCGGCAGGAGGGTCTATAATATAAAGATTAAGGATCTCAGCACCGGCTCGGCACTCCCAGATCAAATCACCGAAGTAACCGGAAATATGGTCTGGGCCAATGATAACAAAACCCTCTTTTATTCAAAACAGGACCCCAACACCTTAAGGGCATATCAAATTTACCAACACACCCTCGGGACACCTCAGGAAGAGGACATTTTGGTTTACGAAGAGGCTGATGAGACGTTCACCTGTCATGTGGCCAAGTCTAAATCCAAAGACTATATCTTTATTGTCAGCGAAAGCACCGTCTCTTCGGAAATCCGCTACCTGGATGCGCATCATCCGACGTCTCCCTTCCACCTTATCCAAGAAAGGGAACGTGACCTGGAATACAGTGTGGAGCATTTTGAAGATCACTTTTTAATCCTGACAAATCACCAACATGCCAAAAACTATAAACTGGTCAAAGCACCCACTAAAAATCCGGACAAGAGCCAATGGGTAGACATCATCGCTCATCGAGATGACACGTTACTGGAAGGATTTGAGGTATTTGGTCAATTCCTAGTGCTTGAAGAACGCTCTAATGGCCTGACTAAAATCCAAATCATCCCTTTGGACGGTTCTGACCATCATTATATCACCTTTGATGATCCGACTTATGCCGCTTGGTTAGGCTATAATCCTCAATTTGACACCACTACGTTACGCTTTGGCTATAATTCCCTGACAACGCCCTCTTCTACTTATGACTATGATATGGTAAGACGGGAAAAAGTGCTCCTCAAGCAACAAGAAGTACAGGGAGGTTTTGATCCATCACTTTACCAATCTGAAAGGATTTGGGCCACTGCACAAGATGGGACCAAAATCCCTATCTCTTTGGTCTACAAGACGGCTACCTTCAAAAAAGACGGCAGCAATCCTCTGCTTCAATACGCCTATGGATCCTATGGATTCAGTACTGATCCCGTATTCAGTTCAAGCCGCCTAAGCCTACTAGACAGAGGTTTTGTATTTGCAATTGCCCATATTCGGGGTGGCCAGGAATTGGGAAGGCACTGGTATGATGACGGGAAAATGCTCAAAAAGAGGAATACCTTTACCGATTTCATCACCTGCTCCGAGCATCTCCTCAGAGAAAGCTACACTTCCCTTGGAAAGCTATTCGCCATGGGCGGAAGTGCAGGAGGCATGCTGATGGGGACAATCATCAACATGCGGCCCGATCTGTATGAGGGCGTCATTGCAGCGGTACCGTTTGTGGATGTGGTCACTACCATGCTTGATGAAAGCATTCCGCTCACGACTGGGGAATTTGACGAGTGGGGCAATCCGAAAAACAAGGAATATTATGATTACATGCTGTCCTACTCCCCTTATGATAATGTCGAAAAAAAGGAATATCCTCACTTGCTGGTTACTTCAGGATTACACGATAGCCAAGTCCAATACTGGGAACCTACCAAATGGGTTGCAAAACTAAGGGTCGAAAAGACAGACAAAAACATGCTTTTACTCTATACGAACATGGATGCTGGACACGGTGGGGCTTCAGGAAGATTTCATGCGCTCAAGGAAACCGCCATGGAGTACGCCTTCCTTTTAGACCTGGCAGAAAAAGGCCAAAATCAACCACCGGAGTGA
- a CDS encoding helix-hairpin-helix domain-containing protein produces the protein MKVWFTFLLIFILTCFGTSQAQTEFDVEAFAEELFSLQEEDLNYEQLYENLLQRYLNPIDLNRCSPDDLQSLYILTPLQVSNFFTYQQIYGKLLSIYELQSIPGFDRETIKKLVPFVTLGENTKKYAHKLPKRILSEKTAYLIYRHRIYLEERKGFTPPDTLKNGSLTSRYQGTPGTQYLRLRSQHTGDFSIGITMDRDAGEVFTWDPSSKRYGFNFLSYHLTLYDKGPWKQITVGDYQAQYGQGLIFGAGFSVGKGAETITTTRRSSTGIKPYTSSMETGYFRGISATYQKGRLEGSIMASSVARDANIDSSAVPYRITSLPSSGYHRTASEISKKAAAHEKNIGINLNYSSNDRNLQIGLNSLLTHFEWPYIRDLRNYNGFEFRGQTNHLHSAYFSYNYQNHFFFGETAISKSKGVAYVAGIMSSLSKQLDMVLHIRNYDRNFHSFYGNAFGEGSRPINEKGIYLGLSYHPTKQLQWSGYYDQFKFPWMRYRVYAPSSGHEWLQRISYTPNKSMELYFQIREEVKDRNVTASQNDLTTYQIQTGKKHNYLLNLDMKISEHFSMRSRIQMSSFDYHQDLTKGYTIVQDLNVAFKKWKWSGRIALFDTDDYDNRQYVYEKNVLWAFSIPSYYGQGMRYYLLTQFKPIRKLSLWLRWARTVYTDRETISSGLQQVENTHLTELTFQVRYQFNR, from the coding sequence ATGAAAGTATGGTTTACTTTTCTCCTTATCTTCATCCTCACTTGCTTCGGAACGTCTCAAGCTCAGACCGAGTTTGATGTGGAAGCATTCGCTGAAGAACTTTTCTCACTTCAGGAAGAAGACCTGAATTATGAGCAGCTATACGAAAACCTTTTACAGCGCTACTTAAACCCTATTGACCTTAACCGTTGTTCTCCGGATGACCTCCAATCGCTTTACATCCTCACTCCGTTACAAGTGAGTAACTTTTTCACATATCAGCAAATTTATGGGAAACTGCTATCCATCTATGAGCTCCAATCCATTCCTGGCTTCGATCGGGAAACCATCAAGAAGCTTGTGCCATTTGTCACCTTGGGGGAAAACACCAAAAAATACGCCCATAAACTGCCCAAACGGATATTAAGTGAAAAAACGGCTTACCTCATTTACCGACACCGTATTTACCTGGAAGAGCGCAAGGGATTCACTCCTCCAGATACCTTGAAAAACGGCTCGCTTACCAGCAGGTACCAAGGAACTCCAGGCACGCAGTACCTCAGGCTAAGAAGCCAGCACACGGGAGACTTTAGCATTGGCATTACCATGGATCGGGATGCAGGAGAAGTATTTACTTGGGATCCTTCCTCAAAAAGATACGGGTTTAACTTCCTGAGCTATCACCTCACCCTTTACGATAAAGGCCCTTGGAAGCAAATTACCGTCGGTGATTACCAAGCACAATACGGACAAGGACTGATCTTCGGGGCGGGCTTTTCGGTAGGCAAGGGAGCCGAAACCATCACCACTACCCGAAGAAGTTCGACAGGCATCAAGCCCTACACCTCTTCCATGGAAACGGGATATTTCAGAGGGATCTCCGCCACGTACCAAAAGGGGCGGCTTGAAGGATCCATCATGGCTTCTTCGGTCGCCAGAGACGCCAATATTGACTCCAGTGCTGTCCCATATCGCATCACCTCACTCCCCTCAAGTGGCTACCACAGGACCGCCTCCGAAATCAGCAAGAAAGCTGCTGCTCACGAAAAAAACATCGGCATAAACCTTAACTATTCTTCTAATGACCGAAACCTTCAAATTGGCCTAAATAGCTTGCTAACCCATTTTGAATGGCCTTACATCAGGGATCTCCGAAATTATAATGGCTTCGAATTCAGGGGCCAAACCAACCATCTGCACAGTGCTTATTTCTCCTACAATTACCAAAATCATTTCTTTTTTGGAGAAACAGCGATATCAAAAAGCAAAGGTGTGGCCTATGTGGCGGGAATCATGAGCAGTTTAAGCAAGCAATTGGATATGGTATTGCATATCAGGAATTACGACCGAAATTTTCACAGCTTCTACGGAAATGCTTTTGGGGAAGGTTCTCGACCGATCAATGAAAAGGGGATTTACCTTGGGCTAAGCTACCATCCCACCAAGCAACTCCAATGGAGTGGATACTATGACCAGTTTAAATTTCCATGGATGCGGTACCGCGTATATGCGCCTTCCTCTGGTCATGAATGGCTCCAACGCATCAGCTATACGCCCAACAAATCAATGGAATTATACTTTCAAATTCGTGAAGAAGTAAAAGACCGTAATGTCACTGCCTCACAAAATGACCTGACTACTTATCAGATCCAAACCGGCAAAAAACACAACTACCTGCTTAACCTTGACATGAAAATCAGCGAACATTTTTCCATGCGTTCGAGGATCCAGATGAGTTCTTTTGATTACCACCAAGACCTTACTAAGGGCTATACCATCGTCCAAGATTTGAATGTTGCTTTCAAAAAGTGGAAATGGAGTGGCAGGATCGCCTTATTTGACACAGACGATTACGACAATCGTCAATATGTCTATGAGAAAAACGTCCTTTGGGCATTTTCCATACCAAGCTACTATGGTCAAGGTATGCGCTATTATCTCCTAACCCAATTTAAACCCATAAGAAAACTAAGCCTCTGGCTTCGGTGGGCCAGGACGGTCTACACGGACAGAGAGACCATCAGCAGTGGTCTTCAACAAGTGGAAAACACTCACCTGACTGAACTGACATTTCAGGTCCGCTATCAATTTAACCGATAG
- the mscL gene encoding large-conductance mechanosensitive channel protein MscL, which yields MGFVQEFKKFALRGNVVDLAVAVIIGGAFGKIVTSLVNDVIMPPIGLALGGVNFKELMVVLKEPSVTADGVEVAAVAIKYGAFINTIVDFLIIAFVIFMAIRTMNKLKKKEEAKPTPPPAPSKEETLLTEIRDILKAK from the coding sequence ATGGGTTTCGTACAGGAATTTAAAAAGTTTGCCTTAAGAGGCAATGTTGTTGATCTCGCTGTAGCGGTCATCATTGGAGGTGCTTTTGGGAAAATCGTTACCTCCTTGGTCAATGACGTGATCATGCCTCCAATAGGATTGGCTCTTGGTGGCGTGAATTTTAAGGAACTGATGGTGGTCCTGAAGGAACCTTCGGTCACTGCTGATGGAGTGGAAGTGGCGGCAGTTGCCATTAAGTATGGCGCATTCATCAATACCATTGTGGATTTTTTGATCATTGCCTTTGTGATTTTCATGGCTATTCGCACCATGAATAAGCTCAAAAAGAAAGAAGAAGCCAAGCCTACACCTCCTCCTGCACCTTCAAAAGAGGAAACCCTGCTTACCGAAATAAGGGATATCCTGAAGGCCAAGTAA